The Perca fluviatilis chromosome 2, GENO_Pfluv_1.0, whole genome shotgun sequence genome includes a region encoding these proteins:
- the nkapd1 gene encoding LOW QUALITY PROTEIN: uncharacterized protein NKAPD1 (The sequence of the model RefSeq protein was modified relative to this genomic sequence to represent the inferred CDS: inserted 1 base in 1 codon), whose protein sequence is MCDIVTYVSKAEVPVEPGCKLLAVFFXLLECYSFWNGVIMSKQPLGKTLLKNVIRHTDAHNKIQEEMEMWKMRNWEVHTSHPKHLSDTKSARGQMHCDRVSERPRDLSRSRERVSEHDDREARYWSRKLYEFEANDPDRWGHSGFKELYPEEFESDSEKNSATKKVRRHKMKKSKSATEASLSKRSKKSSRKKKKKKKNEEEKRKKTECSSSDGSTDDSSATRDKQRRKRTKSRHKNKKTAKTRGRNQESSSGDSNNEVERERRTQRRKKRKQDSHKDSDSGPNSKKSRKNWKAAGEESLDDSSGD, encoded by the exons ATGTGCGACATCGTTACGTATGTCAGTAAAGCGGAAGTGCCGGTAGAGCCTGGCTGTAAACTGTTAGCcgtatttt ctcttcttgAATGCTACTCGTTTTGGAACG GTGTCATCATGTCAAAGCAGCCGCTGGGGAAGACGTTGTTGAAGAATGTAATCCGCCACACAGATGCCCACAACAAG ATCCAGGAGGAGATGGAGATGTGGAAAATGCGAAACTGGGAGGTCCACACATCCCACCCCAAACATTTGTCAGATACAAAGAGTGCGAG GGGGCAAATGCACTGTGATCGAGTATCAGAGCGGCCTAGAGACCTGAGTCGAAGCAGAGAGCGAGTCTCAGAACATGATGACAGAGAGGCTCGATACTGGAGTCGAAAACTGTATGAATTTGAGGCCAATGATCCTGACAG GTGGGGACATAGTGGCTTCAAGGAGCTTTATCCGGAGGAGTTTGAAAGCGACAG TGAAAAAAACAGTGCCACAAAGAAGGTTAGGCgccacaaaatgaaaaagtccAAGTCTGCCACAGAAGCAAGCTTATCAAAACGATCAAAAAAATCCTCtcggaagaagaaaaagaagaagaaaaacgagGAGGAAAAGCGTAAGAAAACCGAGTGCTCGAGCAGCGACGGCAGCACCGACGACAGCAGCGCTACTAGAGAcaagcagcggaggaaaaggaCTAAAAGTCGACATAAAAACAAGAAGACGGCAAAAACCAGAGGGAGAAACCAGGAGAGCAGTTCAGGCGACAGTAATAATGAAGTAGAAAGGGAGCGACGGACACAAAGGCGCAAAAAGCGAAAGCAGGACTCCCACAAAGACTCAGACTCAGGGCCCAACtcaaaaaagagcagaaaaaacTGGAAAGCAGCCGGTGAGGAGAGCTTGGATGATAGTTCTGGAGACTGA
- the lrfn1 gene encoding leucine-rich repeat and fibronectin type III domain-containing protein 1, with protein sequence MDRLVLCVLLCAALVKGYSCPGRCICQHLSPTLTLLCAKTGLLFVPPTIDRKTVELRLTDNFITIIRRKDFFNMTSLVHLTLSRNTISQVTPHAFVGLRSLRALHMDGNRLSVIKTDYFKGLINLRHLILGNNQIHQVAPTSFDEFVSTIEDLDLSNNNLRTLPWEAIARMTNINTLTLDHNLIDHIGAGTFTLLTKLVRLDMTSNRLQKLPPDSLFQHAQVLSEPTGSSSSTLAVSFGGNPLHCNCELLWLRRLTREDDLETCASPEHLMDKYFWSIQEEEFICEPPLITKHLSTKPFVMEGQGVTLKCKAVGDPDPEIHWRSPDGKLVHNNSRTILYDNGTLDILITTLKDSGAFNCVASNAAGIATAAVEINMIPLPLFVNNTGHMREDPGLSDITTSSKSGNDTKGYDKQDRRVMVTELTSSSAVLRWPSERHIPGIRMYQIQYNSTADDTLVYRMIPSTSKNFLINDLAAGREYDLCVLAVYDDGITSLTATRVVGCVQFHTASEVSQCRFMHSQFLGGTMIIIIGGIIVASVLVFIIILMIRYKAYSSPEDAKTKVSSSMHSQTNGSQQRLQRSASKQPSDEGQREAHAPKECMALVLRVDNEKKEDPAATTATLEVELPPLSAEKMKRRTSLDAQCSGPPSEDTQTDSSLTGSTMSLCLIGPNAGTKEAPRLKDKKAALANMGLLPNELARTRHRFSFDGGDYSIFQSHSYPRRARTRWHKSTNQLNMESSPLANRRVTFSSTEWMLESTV encoded by the exons ATGGACCGGCTGGTTCTGTGCGTGCTGCTGTGTGCAGCCCTGGTGAAGGGATACAGCTGCCCCGGCCGCTGTATCTGTCAGCACCTCTCCCCCACTCTGACTCTGCTCTGTGCTAAGACTGGTCTGTTGTTTGTGCCCCCCACCATCGACCGCAAGACCGTGGAGCTGCGGCTCACGGACAACTTCATCACCATCATCCGCAGGaaagactttttcaacatgactAGTTTGGTCCACCTCACCTTGTCCCGTAACACCATCAGCCAGGTCACCCCCCACGCCTTCGTCGGCCTGAGATCGCTGCGGGCGCTCCACATGGACGGCAACCGCCTCAGCGTGATAAAGACGGACTACTTTAAAGGCCTCATCAACCTGCGGCACCTCATCCTGGGAAACAACCAGATCCACCAGGTGGCCCCCACCTCTTTTGATGAGTTTGTTTCCACCATAGAGGACTTGGATCTTTCCAATAACAACCTGCGCACCCTTCCCTGGGAAGCCATAGCGCGAATGACCAACATTAACACGCTCACGCTGGACCATAACCTGATCGACCACATTGGAGCGGGGACTTTTACGCTGCTTACCAAGCTGGTCCGCCTGGACATGACGTCTAACAGGCTGCAGAAGCTGCCGCCAGACAGCCTGTTCCAGCACGCGCAGGTCCTGTCCGAGCCCACGGGCTCCAGCTCCTCCACGCTGGCGGTGAGCTTCGGGGGAAACCCTCTCCACTGCAACTGCGAGCTGCTGTGGCTCCGCAGGCTGACGAGAGAGGATGATCTGGAGACCTGTGCCTCGCCAGAGCACCTCATGGACAAGTATTTCTGGTCGATCCAAGAGGAGGAGTTTATCTGTGAGCCTCCGCTGATCACCAAACATCTTTCCACTAAGCCCTTTGTGATGGAAGGCCAGGGTGTTACTCTGAAATGCAAAGCAGTGGGTGATCCAGACCCAGAGATTCACTGGCGCTCACCAGATGGCAAGCTGGTGCATAATAACTCCCGCACCATCCTGTATGATAATGGCACCCTTGATATTCTCATCACCACGCTGAAGGACAGCGGGGCATTTAATTGTGTGGCGTCCAATGCCGCAGGCATCGCCACAGCTGCTGTCGAGATCAACATGATCCCCTTACCCTTGTTTGTTAACAACACAGGCCACATGCGTGAGGACCCGGGCCTCTCAGACATCACCACCTCCTCCAAATCTGGCAATGACACCAAAGGCTATGACAAGCAGGACAGGAGGGTGATGGTCACTGAGCTGACCTCCTCCTCCGCTGTACTCCGTTGGCCATCTGAGCGCCATATCCCCGGCATCAGGATGTACCAGATTCAGTACAACAGCACGGCAGATGATACTTTGGTGTACAG AATGATCCCATCTACCAGCAAGAACTTCTTAATCAATGATCTGGCCGCGGGGCGGGAGTATGACCTTTGTGTGCTGGCGGTTTACGACGACGGCATCACATCGCTAACGGCCACACGTGTGGTCGGCTGTGTGCAGTTCCACACTGCCAGTGAGGTCAGCCAGTGCCGCTTCATGCACAGCCAGTTCCTGGGAGGCACTATGATCATCATTATTGGTGGTATAATTGTTGCTTCAGTGCTGGTGTTCATTATCATTCTGATGATCCGTTACAAGGCCTACAGCAGCCCAGAGGACGCCAAGACCAAGGTCAGCTCCAGCATGCACTCGCAGACCAATGGCAGCCAGCAGCGGCTGCAGCGCTCCGCCTCCAAGCAACCGTCTGACGAGGGTCAGCGGGAAGCTCACGCACCCAAAGAGTGCATGGCGCTGGTGCTGAGGGTGGACAATGAGAAGAAGGAGGATCCAGCAGCCACCACTGCCACCCTGGAGGTGGAGCTGCCACCCCTGAGTGCAGAAAAGATGAAGAGAAGAACCAGCCTGGATGCACAGTGCTCCGGCCCCCCATCTGAGGACACGCAGACGGACAGTAGCCTGACGGGCTCCACCATGTCCCTGTGTCTCATAGGCCCCAACGCTGGCACCAAGGAGGCTCCCAGGCTTAAGGACAAGAAAGCTGCCCTGGCCAACATGGGATTGCTCCCGAATGAGCTGGCACGAACTAGGCACAGATTCTCTTTTGACGGGGGGGATTACTCCATTTTTCAGAGTCATAGTTACCCACGCAGAGCGAGGACGAGGTGGCACAAGTCCACCAACCAGCTCAACATGGAGTCATCGCCGCTCGCCAACAGGAGAGTTACCTTCAGCAGCACTGAGTGGATGCTTGAGAGCACAGTCTGA